A genomic stretch from Helianthus annuus cultivar XRQ/B chromosome 1, HanXRQr2.0-SUNRISE, whole genome shotgun sequence includes:
- the LOC118491404 gene encoding uncharacterized protein LOC118491404 produces MEKTALAVTPISQKTQEEYEYTIRRGQLIHDLDLGKPKIRPERQTELTDALRSPYVKRAVSIKAKLENAELSVSSYMFSAWGSMWDVVFRTKKGVPVMRSPLESLLPGIEVHILVISAWADLLNYEEKFKLKGSIARLFCSVNMLNEDDYIKNAKSRAKTFGDNMEPVLVSADVKKIPEHALIFVPVLHEAHFYCVCFNLRDMKVEVLDNSAKDVSMQAKYKKRPEKLRDALSVYLEKNGHPAGGVIDKVEPVRLEMPWRTKNNVIDCGVFLMRHMETYKGVSGKGWECGFSNECTDAGEISYKQSKEIDDLRRKYITKMLLSEGNEYRGFVKAEVAKYNKLTADEKKRLEAKAYDTILARLDN; encoded by the exons ATGGAGAAGACCGCACTCGCCGTCACACCAATCTCCCAGAAAACACAGGAGGAGTACGAATATACGATTAGACGTGGGCAGCTTATACACGATCTGGACCTTGGAAAGCCGAAAATAAGACCGGAAAGACAAACAGAGTTGACCGATGCTCTAAGGTCTCCTTATGTGAAGCGGGCAGTGTCGATTAAGGCAAAGCTTGAAAACGCTGAGCTCTCCGTCAGCTCATACATGTTCTCAGCCTGGGGATCAATGTG GGATGTTGTCTTTAGAACTAAGAAAGGAGTGCCGGTGATGAGATCTCCGCTCGAATCATTATTGCCGGGAATCGAGGTGCACATATTGGTAATAAGCGCGTGGGCGGATTTGTTGAATTACGAAGAAAAATTCAAGCTAAAGGGGAGCATCGCACGCCTGTTCTGTTCAGTAAATATGTTG AATGAAGACGACTACATTAAAAATGCAAAATCAAGAGCAAAAACGTTCGGAGACAACATGGAACCGGTTTTAGTTTCAGCTGATGTCAAAAAGATACCTGAACATGCCCTCATCTTTGTACCAGTCTTACACGAAGCTCATTTCTATTGTGTATGCTTTAATTTAAGGGACATGAAGGTAGAAGTTTTGGACAACAGCGCTAAGGATGTCTCAATGCAAGCGAAATACAAAAAAAGGCCGGAAAAGTTG CGTGATGCCTTATCGGTGTACTTGGAAAAAAATGGGCATCCGGCGGGCGGGGTGATCGATAAAGTTGAGCCGGTACGATTGGAAATGCCATGGCGTACAAAAAATAATGTAATCGATTGTGGCGTCTTCCTGATGCGCCATATGGAAACATACAAGGGCGTATCTGGAAAAGGTTGGGAATGCGGATTCTCAAATGAGTGCACTGATGCGGGTGAGATTTCATACAAGCAGAGCAAAGAGATTGATGATCTGCGGCGTAAGTACATTACGAAGATGCTCCTAAGTGAAGGAAACGAGTACAGAGGTTTTGTTAAAGCTGAGGTTGCTAAATATAACAAGTTGACGGCGGATGAAAAAAAGAGGCTAGAAGCAAAAGCCTATGACACAATCCTTGCAAGATTGGATAACTAG